A window of Candidatus Alcyoniella australis contains these coding sequences:
- a CDS encoding transketolase C-terminal domain-containing protein, producing the protein MQKVIMGNHAASHGVRLARVQVISAYPITPQTQIVEELSEMCAKGALQANFLKVESEHSAMAAIIAAASTGVRTFTATSSQGLALMHELLHWASGARLPLVMVNVNRAMAPGWSIWSEQTDSLSQRDTGWCQLYVETNQEVLDSVLQAYRVAEQIKLPVMVCYDAFILSHTYEPVDLPELEQVDAYLPPYTPEIYLDPEDPHAFNGLVQPDSYMEMRFKIQAAMDGAAAVFNKADEEFEQQFGRRYHNVETVDVEDAETVLVTMASMSSPARLVVARLREQGIKIGLVKLRLFRPFPTAELRAALRGKKRAIVIDRNCSFGKGGIIADEIRGALANDADRPLIYGYIAGLGGRDLTLEVIEGIARQGLKDEPPPDGSQWMGVMS; encoded by the coding sequence ATGCAGAAGGTCATCATGGGCAACCACGCGGCCAGCCACGGCGTGCGTTTGGCCCGCGTCCAAGTAATCTCGGCCTATCCGATAACGCCTCAGACGCAGATCGTCGAGGAGCTGTCCGAGATGTGCGCCAAGGGCGCGCTGCAGGCCAACTTCCTCAAGGTCGAGAGCGAACACTCGGCAATGGCCGCGATCATCGCCGCGGCGAGCACCGGCGTACGGACCTTTACCGCCACCAGTTCCCAGGGTTTGGCGCTGATGCACGAGCTGCTGCACTGGGCTTCTGGCGCGCGGCTGCCGCTGGTAATGGTCAACGTCAACCGCGCCATGGCGCCGGGCTGGTCCATCTGGAGCGAGCAGACCGATTCGCTTTCCCAGCGCGACACCGGCTGGTGCCAGCTCTACGTCGAGACCAACCAGGAGGTGCTCGACAGCGTGCTGCAAGCCTACCGCGTGGCCGAGCAGATCAAGTTGCCGGTGATGGTCTGCTACGACGCGTTCATTCTCAGCCACACCTACGAACCGGTCGATCTGCCCGAGCTTGAGCAGGTCGACGCCTACTTGCCGCCGTACACGCCCGAGATCTACCTCGACCCCGAGGATCCCCACGCGTTCAACGGGCTGGTCCAGCCCGATAGCTACATGGAGATGCGTTTCAAAATTCAGGCCGCGATGGACGGCGCGGCCGCTGTGTTCAACAAGGCGGACGAGGAGTTCGAACAGCAGTTCGGTCGGCGCTACCATAACGTCGAGACCGTGGACGTGGAAGACGCCGAGACCGTGCTGGTCACCATGGCGAGCATGAGCAGCCCGGCGCGGCTGGTCGTGGCCCGGCTGCGCGAGCAAGGAATCAAGATCGGTTTGGTCAAGCTGCGGCTGTTCCGGCCGTTCCCCACCGCCGAGCTGCGCGCAGCGTTGCGCGGCAAAAAACGGGCGATCGTCATCGACCGCAATTGCTCGTTCGGCAAGGGCGGGATCATCGCCGACGAGATCCGCGGCGCGTTGGCCAACGACGCGGACCGACCGCTGATCTACGGCTACATCGCCGGACTGGGCGGCCGCGACCTGACGCTCGAGGTGATCGAGGGAATCGCCAGGCAGGGCCTCAAAGACGAGCCGCCGCCCGATGGTTCGCAGTGGATGGGGGTGATGTCATGA